The genomic stretch atgtctgacatttttgcaagtgcttggatgatttcagttttattcagttccagaggccaaaagtaaataaagggtgggtagaagaggctttcttaagcagagacaagttgttaagattgcgttgtctatgacagatgtgtcttttcctgttcccatgaatgacagagatGTCTTTGTAGCACATGTTGCGTTTAGCAGATGACCAGAGGAAATAGGCAAAGCAGTAGTCGTGGATGCCCGGGCTCTTGTGGCCACACTGAAGTGTCAgcccaaacaaagcctgacaacgacccactatcaatatctactcaaagcaagtttcgattcacccacctagctgacaaaaccttcctagttttcagatcagggCTTGTTCTGCTGGCAGTTTCagattcagactcttttaagcttggattttcgtgaaaatcccgccccagattttcagcttgcaatcaacagagggtgtgacacgcgtcaactgcctctcactgttgatgctcagagaatgaaacttaaatGCTCTTTGTTTGCTGCTGATGAATGATGGTGTGCATCCAGCAAGTCTCTTTATCTTTAGCTTAAGCTACCTCAGAAAAATTATGGGACCATTAAAAGCATCTATCATAAGTTTACTACTTGAAGTGGAAAACTCTTTCCACTGTTTAAATAATTCAGTCCCCCAATAAACACTATATCCATATATTATGAAATAATGATGCCCCTTAAAAAAAGCTGTATCcataccagaaaaaaaacattggctcTTACCTCATCAAAGCCCATGAGGTCTCTCTGTTTGGGGAACATGTGGACAAAGCGGGAGGGATGCATTGGAGGACCATCAACTAACAAAGGAGGAAGATGacaaattgaaaatgtaaacatcacaaGAAAAACTGTGTTCCATCGTTTGTGTTCCCTGTCAGTGTTTAGATTGATCAACATTGCAAAATAGCGAGAAAGGGTGAAAAGGGGTGAAAAGGGATGCTCTTACTTAATGAATCGAGATGAACATGGACAAAGTTGAGGCGATCATCCTCCAGGGTGTGATGAGGTTTTGCCGGGACGTTAAGGTAGCCATAGCGCTCCTTGTTAGACAGGTACATCTGTATCTCTGAGCATCAGAATTGAATCAATTCAGAACTAAAtcaacaaaatatttatttttctcgaCATCTTTTAAGGCGTTTTCATgagaaaacagaataaaaaataattggtTACTAACCTGCAGCCCGGCAGGAGAAGGCGAACACAATGATGTCATCATAAGGCCACGAGTAGTCATCATGAGGAGGGAAGAAGGCCAGCTTCTTCATGCCTTCCTTCCTTAAATCCAGCAGCATGGTGGAGTGGACCATGGGGACGGGGAAGCAGCCCAGTCTGTGGCGATGTCGGGTTGGGAAATACTCTGCTGTTCGGCGATAATATccctgagagaaagagagcgatgGATTTTGATAAACAGCAAGTGAGCATGCAGAGATATAAAAGTGTGTTCACACTCACCTGAGGAGTGATACCACACCAGTAGTTGGAGTACGCTCCCTGAGAGTCGAGCATGGGAGCGATGACAGACTTGTTCTCTGCTATCAGCAGGTTGAGTGTCTCTGGGTTGGTGAGAATATTGTCTGTGTCAGCGTACTGAAACAGAGTcgcagaggaaacaaaagaaaggagagaagaaaaaaaagaaaaggctgtGAACAATCGATGCCAAAACTTGTTCTTGGAAACAAGAGCAGCGGAAAGGGAACACACTTCATCAGATAAATCAAGAGAAGAGACCAATATGAATCTTACACCGCCGTCACAACAAAGATTATTTGAACACTTGCCAGAATGTAATCGGCCCAGCGTTTTCTGGCAAAGTTGAGAGCTGCCTGTTTCAGCTTCATTACATACTCGTATCTGCTGTTGGGCCAGTGTTTTGGACCCAACTCTCCTGCATACGACCTgcgaaagagagaaaaaacaatcactgtttgttttggttccaATTTGCACTCTAGCTTTCAGTAATAAATtaatgaaagaaagaatgacCTAAAACAAAGATTTTCTTTGGGTGTGggtaaatctatttttttattatctttatttaaccaggttgttCCCATTGAATTTAGAAACGTCTTttccaagggagacctggccaagacagtcagcagcaaaaacatAAAGTAACAGACATAGACACAAAGTAccatttacaaaacacaaaaaaatgtgcatgaaGAGAGAACCATCTGGGAATCAAATCTGGGAGTCAGTAGTTCAAGCAGTGGAGGTGTAAAACATCGACATCAACAACATATAAAGTCTGCTTCcaagtctttcattttagatttaaaaacatgcaaggacaccagctccttgagtttCAAGTCATTACACCCAAAAGCCTTTTTCCCAATTTCTGTCAGTTCACCTAAAGAAATGTTGTATATGTCAGTACATTGCTCAAATTTTAGCTCAACTGATAGCTTGTAAAGATGAATGTCTTGAAGGGATTTAATCATATGGAAAAGCAGAGCCATCATTCCGAATAACGCAGATTAACAAATACTGTAGATTCTGTCTTAAGCTACACAGTGGATCCACTGTGGCTAATAAGTAAAGTACAGATTTAGAGGTTGAATTGATGCACTTTGGTTTTGCATCAGACAAAAATAGCCagaaaaaagtgctttaagtgcaattttttgcaaatgtatttgtgGACCTCATGATCAAGTTAAAGAAAGTCCCCAGATTTATGTCTTTTCCTCAAATTCAAGGCACCTGATCAAGTATGCCCGCAGtcctttaaattgtatttaaccagaatttaattttctttaaggtttcttttggggctttttgtgcctttattgtaaagataggaaagtggacagagttggaaatcagggagagagacagaggggaacAACATacaggaaaggagtcacaggtcggacccgaacccgggccgcccgcccggAGGACTACAGCCCCCACACATGGGGAGCGAGCACCATCCACCAGCAGCCCTTATCAGCCATTTTAACAGGAATTTTCCAATGagttaaaaaaatctattttaaaagGGAGTCCTGGCCATGACAGCAGCACACAAAGTTtcacacaaagaacaaacagcacagtgacaaacagaacattttatcAGACAACACATTTCCAGCTTTCAGCATTAAAGCATGTACATTAACTGATCTAATGAGCCCTAATCCTGGTTTTAAAATGATTCCTTTCCTTTTCCCAGATAAGTACtgaaaacacctttttaaaacatgtttggaCTCACGTGGGCTTGTCCATCGGTCTCCACTCGACATAATGGTAAAACTTCTGCATGACAGTGAGCCACTCTTTCAGAATGGCTGTGGAGTTGTCCGTGTTGTGATCCGTGGCCGCCctgagcagcacagagagagcagagtgtCAAATAAATACTCAACACCAATCCACTGTGTTTCAAATGCTCGTTTCATTGAGGGGAAATGAATGCACATGATATTCATTGTGACTTCTAGCTGAGAAAGATTTCTTACACCGAGTAGATGGTTAAAATTTAGTTAAGGATCCCTTTATTAGGAAGGCACTACACGTTAGTGGGCTAGTTTCTTTCAATCAGGATGTCACACTGGCTCTTCTGTGAACACTGAGTAACTGTAAGCAATCTTTGAAACTGTTATTTAACACGGAAATGACCTTTAACATCAGGGAGCCCGAACTTCTACTCCTGCAAATATGACTTGTTGAAAAGCAGGGTTGGCAAAAGGTTATTTCTAAAAAATCTCCCCTTTACATCTCTTACTATGGGAGGCTATTTTGGTCCTGAGAGTAAATCAACAAGTGCACTCACACTGGATTAATGGGATAATGTATTTCTATTATCAGGTTATTCATGTGATGGAGTAATTGAAATGTGACACTCCAAGACAACTTAGTTTAACGTGAATCAAGACATTCTGTTTTGAAATTTCAGAAAGTGCAACAGAAAATGTCTTTCTTGAACATCCTGCATACACACAGCTATGAAAACACCACCTACACTGAACCATTGTTACCTTACCTTCACAAATATAACACCAAATGTTTCTTCATCTTTACAGACAATGAATCAGTCTTACCTGATTATCAAACTCTACTGTGCCATGCAACAGTTAATAATTCCTTTAAGATGCAAGTTCATCAAGTTAAACAAAGCAGAAGAGATTTTTAAATGACACCTGGGTTGGTTTGATTGGCACATAAACTGCATGCAAGTACCCAGCAGAGGCAAATGCAGACCCTAAGAGGACAGCTCTGTTTTGAGTATTTTAACAGTTAGTGGAAAGCAGACTTTATTAAAATCGTGTCTGAGGAAGCAAATTAGTCAGAAGCATCTCCACAGTACATAAAATGTCACGATATCCACAGTAGGAAATGAAATATTGAGCAGCCCGCAGTGAGAGGCGCAGGGAGAACAGGGGAGGGGGTACGACGTTGCTGCTTTCACAAACTCATTTAAATACCGTTGACCTTTTGAACGGCTGCTGTACTGGGATACAAAAGGAGTCACTACAAACAGCCTGACAGAGCATGCAGAGTCCATGCAAGAAACCCACCACACAGTGATGCGGTCTTTGGGGTAGTTGAGTCTCTCCAGAGCTCCGAGGTAGTACGGCAGGGAGTGAGCATTGTTGCGGGCTATTATCGCGACAACCACGGTCGGAGGCTGCATTTTCGACTCCTCCGGATACTTTTCCTCCGAGAAGTAACAGTCAGCCTGTGAAACAAAGACCCATAAAGCTAAAAAGTGAAGAAACATGGTGGAAGCTGCGAGGCTTTGGAATCCACAGGTTCGGCACGCAGGACGCGTCAGCAGtcccagaaaaaaaagggctttccctaaaaaaaaaaaaaaacttcacccCCCCCCTAGTTATAAGACAAGCTACTCGTTTTTTCCATCAAGAAATCCAGGCCAAGTTACGAAAAGGGGTTGAATTACAACTTCCGCATTGCCGTTCCATCTCACAAGGAAAGTCTGACAACGATAAATCCAAAGATTAGATGAAGGCGTGATTTGGCCTGACACTAGTTCTGAGTAAATCTCTGTAACGTTGACATAGTGGGGAAGCAATGACGTGTAGCACCAAACATcctgtggggagggggggggggggataaataAACCAGCTGATCACgtctcaaacaaaaaaaaagaataattcaTGCCGTAAAAGTCTAAATCAGAAATATTAACTGAGAACTTTTATTTCCTTCATACATCTAATCAGAAGTCAACCGGAACATAATGAGGAGATTGGCATTATTATGTATACACCAGGCTAACAtactttattttgttaaataggcctacttaaaacagaaaagattatttaaaaaaaaaaaagagttgtccCAAAAACGCTCTATAGTAGGCatgttggtgatgatgtttCTTTTGGCAGCAGGTTCACAGAttgaccagcagagggaggTTTGCTCCAAGAAAAGGCCCACTACTCAACCTTACTGTGTGATTCATGTGGTTGTCTTTGGTTAATAGTGGGAAGTAACTGATTACATTTTCTCAAGTTCTGTTGTGTTCCCTATTGGTGTTTTCTTGTGCTGTAcatcagtgttttattctcgTTCATACGGAACGATTGTACTTTTGACTTCTCTACTTTTATTTGCCAACAATAGTTACTTAAAATGTGGAAAGGACCATTTCACATGAcaaaatcaaactgaaaaaaaaatgatgcactGTTACAGAttaaagaggtgtgtgtgtgtgtgtgtgtgtgtgtgtgtggggggggggggcatctgTATTACTACATTTACTCTGAGAAATGATTTTCCGCCacataataacaataattgCCTGATATGTTTTAAGCAACACTGAGCTCTATAAAACACCAAAGGATGCATCTGctgttgctcctttaaagcatcacacacactctccgtgttaaaaataaaataaaagacaaattgaAACTGAATCTGACATTAAGTAAGATAATGGGATATACTTTTTTGTGTAAAGAGCCacaaataatgattttaaagtAATACACATAAGAGGCTTGATCAGCTAAATGAAGAACCCACAATCACCAATGGGCTCGATACGAAGGACCCTAAGCGGACGTTGGcaggaatatatatatatttttttttagtttctgatTCACACCAAAAAGTACCTGGTGCTCATGAGAACGTTTTATGTGTGCATGAGAATATGCACATGCAATCTTTTTTGATGAACACCAGAAAGTATCTTGTGCGCAATTCATTCTCATGCTCACAGGatagtttctgtttctgtttcagtttccTCATGAGCATAAGATAGTTTATCGTGGATACCTGAAAGTATCTGCTGCACAccagaaattacaaaaaaataaaaatattgtcaATGTCCTCTTAGGGATTCCATAGGCTTTACATTCAGCCTAAGTGAATCAATGGAGTCATGGCAGTTCACAACAGTAACATTGTATGGTTCCAGGTATTGAGCCAAGAGGCCCTTCAAATTTTAAATACAACTTGTAATTTCCCATTTTCCATTTGCACTCTCGCTTTATTTATTACAGCTCTATAGCCTCAGGAGGCTTTAGAGTTTGGCGCTCTCACAGAGTCCATTGTTAAGCAAGAAATCATAAAACAGAGTAGTACCTCAGTTAATAAAAGGGGCAAACGATGCTTCTTTTATTTGTTGCATGTGACTGAGTAGGCATTAGACAACTCATACCTGAATGGAGGACAGAGATTAACATATTCTGGAGTTGGAGTTTAGGTGAGTTGGATGAGTTTCAAACAGACAGACCAGAGGATTAAATGTGTGGCTTGTTAGGTCACTAACCTATTTAAGAATGGGTAAAGAAAGTAGGATTAAATCATTCTAATAAGATAGCTTCCATTATAAACAGTTTCTGATATTTGTCATTCCCAGAGTCAACAACTTTTTCTCATTTATCATTCTTCTCCTAATAAGCTCATACTTCAGCCTCCACTTCCCATTGTGTTCCTCAACATGATCAACACAAGTGTTCACTTCAGGGTTTCCTGCAGGGACCACCTTGAACCTCCTAAATGACTCCTGGAGGTCGCTGGGGCCCAGTTTTAGAAACTCCTCTGACAGCTGTTGTCAAGACTGTTTTCAAAAGCAGTAAAGAACACTAAGATCCTAGGACATCATTTGTCAAAATCCAGTATGTTTAAACAGCCACTTGGTTGTCAAAAAAGATCCTTTAGCAGACAACAGCCCTCTGTTCAGAAGCTGTGAAGAAATAAGCTGAACTAATAAGCCCATTCGAACATATTACACACATTATGACTGAATTGAATGTCTAAATTAAAGGAACAATGCAAAGTGTACCATGTTAAGTAACATAAGCAATAATGCACACATCTTTGAAGAAATCTTACTTAAGTCAAAAGGCACACTATTTATCCAGAGGGAGcacaaagagaaataaagagaaaacagagtaGGACCATGAATACTTCCTTGAGGAACGCCATATTCAATGTCAAATGTCAAAACTGAATCACCTAGACTAAAGAAGAATTTGGTCTCACAAAAGTAATCCAAACAAGTCCTGTACTGAGACCCCATCTATTCttgaaacattttaagttgAGAACTGAGTACATTTAAATCTGTGTTGAATTTAATGAAGTTAATATTTTAGTACTAGGGCTAATTTTTCTGGGCTTTAAAGTGAAATTTTGAGATCAGAAGTTTCAGGTCAGGACGGAGGCTGTAAGCAAAAAGAGCAGTGAATGGAGCGGGAAAACGTGAACGAggctgacagaaagagaggCATAAACGTAGGTGGAAAATAATAAGCCAAGTGGCATATAATGAATTTTGACTCTTTTGGTGGCCTGTGTGAATAAACCAAGGCAGTCTTAGCTGACAATAGCAGAGTTGGGTTAAAGGGGGCCATTTGTGTGGACAGGTCAGGGGTGTTGAGGGTCAAATCTCTCCTATTCATGAGACCCCAAGTGTTgccacactcaaacacaaacgcacacacgcatacacGTATGTCAGGGCCACTTTCCCAGCGTTTGTGGCAGTGGCAGATCTGGGAGAGTTCAACCTCGGGTGCGCTAACTTTTCACAGTGAGGTCAAGGGTGGAGATGGCGTTTGTGTGAGGGGGTGTGTGAAAAAAGGACAGAGGGAGTTGGAGAGAATAACAAAGGAAAAAACTGTATTGTTTTGACCAGATTGTTGGAGAGAGAGTGACTTTCTGAAGCTTGTGCTCGTGGTTTGGcttttcataatttttttattaaccCTAGTAATACTCAAAAACATGTATTTCATCATTTTAACTGGTTTCCACCCATGCAGATTTGCAGATGCTAGATTTTTTCATCTAGATTTGCAGGTTTCAACATGTTTAACAATGAAGATAAATCCCttttaagtgaaataaaaaaaaaaagttgctttgATTTTCTGAGATTTCTACCTCCTCTGAAACCCACAGAGGTTAATGGAATTCAGTTTTTAGGACTAGTAACACacaattaaatattttctgCACTTACCCTGCATGATCCATTGAGTTCTGTGTGACAACGTAGTGAAATCAATCTGAACTGTGCTTTGTTAAAgctgtaaaatgtaatttaccTCCATTCTTTGGGATTGGGTGTCACAAAAATAAgtgacaaacatttcagaattgTAGTGAACTTCTCTATACCGTAGATACATGAACAAATGGTGGGTACATTCACATGCACAACATTCTGTTTTACAGTAATTGCTGATATTTCTAAGATTTCCAATTCAGTGGTTGTGAATGGAAACATGCCATGGCACCCATAATACACAATAAATGATCTTAAGACAATTGAAAAGACACAGGTCTTTTTTATGATCTTATCTGAGATAATCCATAGTCCTTGTTGAAATAAAacgattttttaaaacattatggcTGTTGTTTTTCATTGCTGGAAGCACCTTGGTAAACTTTCATTCACTTTCATTCATAACATTTTCAACacttaccctttttttttaactataaaTTTGCATTGCTGTGAACACCTAATATGTAATTCCATTGGcttccatttatttttactgGAGTGGCTACTTAactttattataatttattaCCATTATGTGTATACTGTATCTGCCCAGGGACTGCAGATGGAATCTAGCTAATCAGCTAAATCTGGTGCAATTCATCTCCCCTCATTAATTGAGattaatgtacagtatattttaTACATGGTCCCTCaccaaataaacaataaacttaACTAAACAAATGTCTTTAACTTCAGGCAAGCCATATCTGCATGGTAACGCTAAAAGGgtcaaatatgttttaaggACTACTCATGCAGGTCACCCTTACATAAATTCACATATCAACCACCATGCCACCTATCtcttctttcatcttttctccACCCAGTCAGAGCCCTTTAGTTAGCGTGAGCTAGTAAGTGGCTGTAGGTTAGGATGTGTCAGAGGGacaaatgtttctgtctttgtgtttgtgtatcaggACCCAGCCTAGTTCAGGCAGCACAGAGTCGTGACATTCTCACAAGCTTCCGGGACCTTTATTGCTGTGGCAATAATCAATAGCGTTCCCACAGAGACGTCTTTTGGCTGGGCGGGTCAATACCTGTCACTCAGGGTCTGAGACGTGGCACATACCCTCTTACTCAGCAGCTACAGAGGCCTCACTCTGTCTACGCCCCTCCTCCCATGTCATATATGTACCTCAGGAGTGtaatgttttcactgtttcaggtgtcatgtgttttatttcctcttGAGAAGAATACCTAAATCCATGAAGAATCCAATAGGACTGTAAATAATGATTGTTTTTGAATGATTTCACTCAAAATCAAGTTCTACTTAGCATATTTCACATGCGAGAAGCTGGaacactgaaatatttgaaCCTTTGTTGGGCAATAGTTTAAAGGATTAGTTGATAATAGATATTGTTATTGATTAATTTTGTCAACCCATTTTTATCCATCAAACTTAATTCACAAACTGAAAAATGTCAAGACATTTCAAGAAAGTTTAAGCCTTTTTTCTAACAAGGCCGAAACCAGGAGATTTCAGACAATAAAAGAGCAAATAGGTAAGTTAATATTTTCAAAGAAAATAGGTAAATTGATGTTTTGGGGGTGCATATTTTGTTGCACTCAAATTgtattaaatcacttttaaaattcTGAGATGTCCACAAAAATGctgcaatgtaaaaaaaaaaagaagaatattcCCTTTCCCTCAgattatgtgtaaaatgtatcCAACAAGACAATTTCTCTGGCAATGTTTTAGCGCTATGATACTAAGCAAAAGGACAGTGTTTGGTGTTTAAATAGTAAGTTTAAATGATTTTACAACATGAAAATGTAATGActatttcaataaaaacaacagtgtgtatgttttgtAAATAAAGAGCTGGTATATAAAACATTAGTTGGTGAGGtttctttaaagattaaatattTAGGGAAACAGATTTGGTTGCATTCATACTTTTAGCTGCATtaatcaaagcaaatatttttttctctctcttttctacACTAAGCATCTCTTGTCATTGTATTTACAAATGTAAGACCAGTCAGTgtctacatgtgtttgttttgaacactGTCTGAATCACAAATACTCAACGTTAAAGATATGAAGATTCTGGAAAAGGCAGCAGTGGAGGAGAAGGAAGTTGGGAAGGGACAAGCTGATAAATTGACCGCCAGGCAAGTAGGCTGGGCTTTTTTAGTCTTTCTTGACCCCAAGGTGGCCAACAATGCTGTTTGACTCCAGCACTTAAAGAGGATTgcttgagtaaaaaaaaaagaagacctgTATACATCAAGTGTGATCTTTACACAACAGCACTTAGTCAGCATGAAGGAGCTGATGATCCAGGCTGATCGCTCTGGTAGCTCCTGAAATAATGAGATTATGAGTTCAGCAATACAGATATGATTGCATTATGTGCTCCAATGAATATGAAGCAGGCcacaaataaaacactcagAATTCATGATTTGGaataagatattttttttgattttcttttactttcttgCTTCTACAATTAAACTTAAAAGTATATTTAGCCAGTTTCTGATGATGTGGCATGATTAAATTGTTTTATAAATCTCAGAAATCTTAAAccttaaattgttctaacagcTATGTCTATTTACATCTAATTGTATCTGTGTGGTCTTACAAACAGTGACGTATCAAATATGTGGATATCTGTGAGTACCCCTGAACCCTGTGATCTCTACAAAGTAACGGTGAGATTAGTGCAGACTTCTCGGCTTCT from Labrus bergylta chromosome 17, fLabBer1.1, whole genome shotgun sequence encodes the following:
- the cercam gene encoding procollagen galactosyltransferase 2, which produces MFLHFLALWVFVSQADCYFSEEKYPEESKMQPPTVVVAIIARNNAHSLPYYLGALERLNYPKDRITVWAATDHNTDNSTAILKEWLTVMQKFYHYVEWRPMDKPTSYAGELGPKHWPNSRYEYVMKLKQAALNFARKRWADYILYADTDNILTNPETLNLLIAENKSVIAPMLDSQGAYSNYWCGITPQGYYRRTAEYFPTRHRHRLGCFPVPMVHSTMLLDLRKEGMKKLAFFPPHDDYSWPYDDIIVFAFSCRAAEIQMYLSNKERYGYLNVPAKPHHTLEDDRLNFVHVHLDSLIDGPPMHPSRFVHMFPKQRDLMGFDEIYLINLRRRKDRRDRMLHSLNELEVDVKVVDAVDGNALNSSDIKILGVDLLPGYYDPFSGRTLTKGEVGCFLSHYFIWKEMVDLQMDKALVFEDDVRFQANFKRRVLRLMEEVEQAELDWDIIYLGRKQVNPGKEEAVENVRNLVMADYSYWTLSYAISLQGAQKLLNAEPLSKMLPVDEFLPIMYDKHPNENYMSHFPNRNLQAFSTRPLLVQPCHFAGDPEWVSDTETSTLWDDDSVRTDWRGSHKTLKGAAPPEMLSAAYKDEL